Proteins encoded together in one Synechococcus sp. BL107 window:
- a CDS encoding DUF3153 domain-containing protein yields MKKDQPSLNLRAVDAHLERGDYGQALELLTPLVDLHPISTPAGSQVRFLMITSWMGQGQNEQALTMARALSRSGDVDKRQQAKQLVNILDAPSLERPDSWTMRLPPLEVTATGGSPPAVSSQRRSRKPKPPPPPPTGPTRAPAVGFAVVVIAVLAGLTLLLSGCVRIDADLELTGPDRMELTWQVQSINDQPMPWQRRFEQNLRRELPQLHIEHPSPGRQRITPGVQSSRDLNLLLQTMVTLAGRSAGVEQLPPPEFNLVERNWLVGIEQHLHLNLDLRHLPDIPGLEVNLRIDHGQIQHTVHSGEQVELDQSRWRWSPLGLGSLLIVVLMGCSLLLQGVRRKLGFGFPELPA; encoded by the coding sequence GTGAAAAAGGACCAGCCGTCGCTCAACCTCCGTGCCGTGGATGCCCATTTAGAGCGTGGTGACTATGGCCAAGCCCTAGAGCTGCTCACTCCACTGGTCGACCTACACCCCATCTCAACCCCAGCAGGGTCTCAGGTGCGCTTCCTGATGATCACCTCTTGGATGGGTCAAGGCCAAAATGAGCAGGCATTGACCATGGCCCGCGCTTTGAGCCGAAGCGGTGATGTGGACAAGCGCCAACAGGCCAAACAGCTTGTGAACATTCTCGATGCGCCCAGCCTCGAGCGCCCCGACAGCTGGACCATGCGACTGCCTCCGCTTGAGGTCACCGCAACCGGTGGATCTCCGCCAGCCGTCAGTAGCCAACGCCGCTCCAGAAAACCAAAGCCACCACCGCCACCACCCACCGGGCCCACACGGGCTCCAGCCGTTGGATTTGCCGTCGTCGTGATCGCCGTGCTGGCCGGCCTCACCCTTTTACTGAGCGGCTGTGTTCGGATTGACGCCGATCTGGAACTCACCGGGCCAGACCGCATGGAACTCACTTGGCAGGTGCAGAGCATCAACGACCAGCCGATGCCATGGCAAAGAAGATTTGAGCAAAATTTGAGACGCGAGTTGCCTCAACTCCATATCGAGCACCCAAGCCCAGGCCGTCAACGAATCACCCCTGGAGTTCAATCGTCCCGCGACTTGAACCTCCTGTTGCAAACGATGGTGACCCTGGCTGGACGGAGCGCTGGGGTTGAGCAGCTACCGCCGCCCGAGTTCAACCTCGTGGAACGCAATTGGTTGGTCGGAATCGAACAACACCTTCACCTCAATCTTGATCTCCGTCATCTCCCCGACATCCCTGGACTGGAAGTCAATCTGCGGATCGACCATGGCCAGATTCAGCACACCGTGCACAGCGGTGAGCAAGTCGAGCTCGATCAATCCCGCTGGCGATGGAGCCCTCTCGGACTCGGCAGCTTATTAATTGTGGTGTTGATGGGCTGCAGCCTTCTCTTGCAAGGGGTTCGCCGCAAGTTGGGTTTCGGATTCCCTGAACTACCCGCCTAA